The segment CGTAGCGGCGGTCGTGGTAGGGCGCCTTGTCCACCCACATGGAAGGGATCATCAGGGCGCCGAGGCCGGACTCCTTGGCCCGGTGGATCTCGGCGACCACCTTGGCCGGCTCGGCGGTGACGGGCAGCAGGGCGACGCCGCAGTGCCGCTCGGGGTTGCGGGAGACGAACTCGGCGAGCCAGCGGTTGTGCGCCTGGGCGCCCGCCATGCCGAGCTCGGGGTCCTGGTCGCCCGAGAGGCCCAGGCCCACGCCGAAGGGGGCTGCGGTCTGGCTGTCCACGGCGTCGGCGTCGGGGAAGACGACCTCGGCGGCCACCCCGTCGCCGTCGAGCTCCTTCAGCCGCTGGGCGGAGTCCCAGCCGCCCTTGAGGCCCTCCTCGTGGTCGTGGAACCATTTCTCGGCGAAGGCCTCGTTGCGGATGCCGAGGCGGGTGGCTTCCTCGCGGCGGGCGTCGCGCTGGCCCAGGAACTCGTCGAAGGCGCGGTGGAACCGGGAGTCGAGGTAGGGGCGGTACTGCTCGGTGGGCAGCCCGGCGTGACAGTCGGAGGAGATGATCAGGTACGGGTCTTCGTACGCGCTCACGGTGTGTCGCTCCTCAGTCGAGGATGAAGCTTTCCAGGTAGGCGGGGTTGGCGCGGTCGAGCATCGACTGCGAACGGGCGCGGATCTGCCGGTCGCTGTGCTCGCTGGCCGGGAGCATCCAGAACCGGTCGGCGCGGATGCCGTCCACGACGTGCTCGGCGACCTCCTCGACCGGGGTGAACCGCACCTCGTGCCCGGCCGCGCGCATCGCGGACTCGTACTGGTCGAGGGTGCGGTACGGGGACTTGCGCGGCCGCTGCTTCGCGTAGCGCTCGGGGCGGTTGCGGTGCGACTCCCACAGGCCGGTGCGCAGCATGTGCGGTCCGGGGAAGAGGACGGAGGCGCCGACGCAGGCGCCCTCCGCCTTGAGGTGGGCGTAGAGGGACTCGGTCATGGTGACCACCGCCGCCTTGGTGACGGCGTAGACGGAGGCGGTGGGCAGCGGGGCGATGCCGCCGTCGCCGGAGGAGGTGTTGACGACGTGGCCGGGGGCGCCGCCGGCGATCATGCGGGGGACGAAGGCCTGGATGCCGTGGAAGACGCCCCAGACGTTGACGGAGAAGGCCCATTGCCAGTCGTTGGGCTCGTGCTCCCACATGCGGCCCTCGGCGCCCGAGCCGACGCCCGCGTTGTTGCAGAGCACGTGGACCGCGCCGAAGGCCTCGTAGGCGGCGTCGGCGAGGGCGACGACGGAGTCGCGGTCGCTGACGTCCACGGTGCGGGCGAGGACGTCGGCGCCCTCCGCCCCCAGCGCGTCGGCGGCCTTGCGCAGAGCGCCCTCCTCGACGTCGGCGAGGACCACCTTCAGCCCCTCGGCGGCGAAGCGGCGGGCCATGGCCAGGCCGATGCCGCTCGCGGCGCCGGTGACGACGGCCACCTGTCCGGATGCGAGCCGCATGTCACGCACTCCCCTCGGGCGGTCCGTCGAAGGCCTGTTGCGGGTCGTCGTAGCGCTGGTGGAGGTACGGCAGCAGGGCCTGGGCGCTGACCCGCTCGACGACGCGGCCCTGCTGGTCGGTGGTCTTCTCGCCGAGGGTGAGCTCCACGAGGCGGCGGACGGGCAGGTCGGCCACGGGATCGAACATGGACTCGCGCAGGATCACGTCACCGGTGAGGTGTTCCAGTTTGCGGACCTTCTCGTTGCGCGTGCAGTGCACGAGGACGGGATCGCTCTCGAAGCCGGAGCCGTCGACCGCGGGGAGGAACTTGAAGTAGAAGTCGGTCTTCTTCGCCGGTTCGGGCACCGGCAGTTCCCGGTCCACCGCCCCGCGCACCTCCACGAAGGCGATGCCGTGCCGGGCGAGGGCGGCGCGGACGACCAGGCCCTCGCGCTCGACGGTGACCTCGCCCAGTTTCTTGGGCTCTCCGAAGACCTCGCGGCCGCCGGTCAGGGCCCGCTCGTGGGTCATCGGCATGACCAGCGGGTACCAGCCCTCGACCCCGCCGTGCCGGGCGGCGACGGCCACGGAGCCGGCGCCGAGCGGGTAGCCGGGCAGGTCGACCTTGCTGATGTTGGCCCGGACGAGGGGCCGTTCGGCGGGCTTCAGCGGCGGCGGCAGGACGGCCGCCACCACGTCCGGATCGGTCTCCCAGACGGCCACCACTCCGGTGGACCAGATGTCGGGGAGGTTCGAGCTCTTCTCGCGCGACGCGGCGATCTCCGCTTCCGTGCGCGCTCCGTACCGTACGCGTGCCATGTTCCGCACCACCCTTCTGGGGGTCCCCCCGGACGGAGTCTGGGGGAGGGGTCCTGTAACACAGTTACACCGCTGCCGATGAAGGGTAAAGAGGGCCGCACGCAGGAAAACTGACGCGACGTCGGATCGGTCGGCCCCGGGGAGGACGCCGATGGCGAGGAGCCCGCTCACCCGCGAGGAGGTACTGGAGGCCGCCGCCGCGCTGGTCAGGCAGCACGGCCCGGACGCCCTCACCATGCGCAAACTCGCCGCCGAACTCGGCACGGCGGTCACCTCGATCTACTGGCACGTGGGCAACCGCGAACAGCTCCTCGACGCCCTCGTCGAACGGACCGTCCAGGACATGGGCGCCATCCGCCCCTGCGGCCGCACCCCCGCCGAGCGCATCGTCTCCGTCGCCCGCAGCATGCGCCGCGAGCTGCGCGAGCGCCCGCACCTGATCGCGATGGTCCACGAACGCGGCCTGACCGACCGGATGTTCCTGCCCGCCCAGCGGGCCCTGGTCGCCGAGGTGCGGGCGGCGGGGCTGCGCGGCGCCCGCGCGGCCGACGCGGTGCGCGCCGTCCAGTTCCAGGTGGTGGGCTTCGTCCTGGTCGAGCGCAACCGCGAGCGCTCCCCCGTCCAGTCCCCCGGCGAGGGCGAGCTGTGGGAGCCGGCCGCCGCCCCGGACGACCCGGACCTGGCCCGCGCCCTGGGCCGCCCGGCGGACCCGGAACGCCTCTTCGTGCTGTCCGTGCGGGCCCTGACGGAAGCCCTCCTGACGGCGGACGACCCGCCCCCGTAAATCGCTTGGCGGCCCGGGCCGGGTGTGGTCGGATCGGATCCGACGGGGGCGGCTCCCCGGCGTGCATCCTTCTCACCCTTCTACGAAAAGACTCCGCGCGCCCTCTCTCCGCCCCCGTCCCACCGACTTCCGCGCGCCGCCGCGCCCGCGCTCCCGCCGGGCCCCCGCGCGCCGTTCCAGCTCCGTCTCCCGAAGGGGAAACCGCCGTTGCCGGCTGCCGACTCCGTCCTGCTGCGCCGTATCCAGACCGTGTACGTCGACCACGAACCGGAGCCCGGCCGCGCACCGGGACCGTCGCTGCGCAGGCTGGAGGCGGAACTGCTGGGCCGCGGCTACCTCCTCGACCCGGCACTCCACGCCGCCCTGGCGGGGCTGGGCCCCGAGGACCTCGCCGCCGCGCACAGCCGGCTGACGGGCCTGGCGGACGGGCTGCTCGGCTCGGACCGGACCCACCGCCCGCTCCTGCGCCGCTTCCCGCGCGTACTGCCCCGCGACCCCGGGGCGCTGTACGCCGACCGGATCTTCGCGCACCTGCTCCAGCGGCCGTACCAGCCGTGCGTGTTGTGCGGCGAGGCCGGGCGCGTCCGCGCCGTCTCACCGTGCGCGCACCTGGTGTGCCGGGCGTGCTGGGACGAGACCGAGTACGACGGCTGCCCCCTCTGCCACCGCCGCATCGACGCCGCCGAACCGTTCCTGCGGGCGGTCCGGGCCGTCGGCGCGGCCAAGCCCGCCACCCCGGGCCCGCTGCGGCTGCTGCGGCTGGGCGCCGACCGCCGCGCCGACGCGACCGAGCTGGTCGGGCGGCTCCTGGCCCGGCGCACCCCACTGTCCCCCCAGGACCGCGACGACCTGCTGGCGCTGCTGCCGCTCTCCCCCGCCGGGCGGGGGCTGCTGCCCGCCGAGATCCCGGTGCGCGAGACCAAGGCCCTGGTGGTCGCCACGCTGCTGGCCGCGGCGCCGGAGGACGCCGGGGAGGCCGTACGGGCACTGCCCGCCGAGCGGCTGACCACGGCCACCGACGTGCTGCGGGTGCTGGCGGTGCTCTCGGGCGGGGAGCCCGGCCTGGATCCGCTGCCCCGGTTCGGCGGGCTGCCCCGGCGGCTGCGGCGGGAACTGCTGGGCGTGCTGGACGGGTTGCCCGCGGCGTTCCTCGTCGAGGACCTGCTGCGGCACCCCACCGCGTGGAAGCGGGCGGCCGAGGTCCTGCACCCCTTCGAGGACCACCACCGCCACCCGCGGGCCGCGCTGGCCTTCGCCGTGCTGCGCGGAACCCCGGTCCGCGCCGGCACCGCGCTCGGGGCGGCCCTGCTGGAGACGGCGGCCGCCCATCCCGACGCGGTCCGGGCGGACGCCGGGGCCGGCCGGATCCGGCCCGCGACCTGGGCCGGGCGGCTGGAGCGGGCCCTGGCCGCCGGGGACCTCGCCGCCGCGACGGGCATCGCCGCGCAGCGCCCCGGCGAACTGGTGCGCCGGCTCGACCACCTGCTGCGGCTGGCCGCGGAGGGGCGGCCCGGGGAGGCCGCGGGACTCGCACTCCCGTCCGAGCTGGCGGAGGCGCTGCGCCACGGGCTGCCCAAGGCAGGTCCGGGCCCGCTGCTGTCCGCCCTCGGCGCCCTGCGGGTGCGCACCGAGGACCGGACCGGCCGGCGCCGGGTGTTCTTCCCGGGGGGCGAGGTCACCCGCGCCCTGGTGGTGCCGGAGCGGCGGCCGCCGCTGCCCGCCGGGCTCGTGGAGCAGACCGTCACCCTGCTGGAGGCCGAGCTGCTGCGGCGGTTCGCGACCGCGGGCGAACGGCCGGAGCCGGGCTCGGACGCCGGAACGGCGGCGGACGCCGGGCCGGGGGCGGACGCCGGCCCGGGGGCGGACGCCAGCCCGGGGGCGGACGCCGGCCCGGGAGCGGACGCCAGCCCGGGGGCGGACGCCAGCCCGGGAGCGGACGCCAGCCCGGGAGCGGACGCCCGGGCGGCGGAGGACGCCGGCCCGAAGGCGGATGCCCCGATGGAGGCGGGCGGCGCCCCGGGGGCGTACGACCTCGCCGTGCTGGACTCCGCGCTGGCCGACCTGACCGTCCCCTTCACCGAACGGGCCGCCGCCAAGGCCCTGGTCGCGGTCCCCCGGGGCAGCCGGCAGCCGGTGCCCGCGGGCGAGGTGCTGCGGCTGTTCCTGCACTGGACGGAGCCCGAGGGCGAACGCACCGACCTGGACCTGTCCGTGGCCTTCTACGACGCCGACTGGGCCTACGCCGGCCTCTGCGACTACACCTCCCTGCAGTTCGGCGAGGGCGCGGCGGTCCACTCCGGAGACCTCACCTCCGCCCCGGCCCCCGACGGGGCCACGGAGTACGTGGACCTCGACGTGGAACAGCTGGCCGCGCAGGGGGTCCGCTACGCCGTCCCCCTGGTGTTCAGCTTCAACAACATCCCCTTCGACGAGCTGCCCGACGCCTTCGCCGGCCACATGGGCCTGCCCGCCGGCCGGCCCCGCGACGCCCGCTACGACCCGCGCTCCGTCCGCCAGCGCTTCGACCTGGCGGGCCGGTCCCGGATCTGCCTGCCCATGGTCGTGGACCTGGAGCTGCGGCAGTCGCTGTGGACCGACGTCCACCTGCCCCCGGCCGACGGCTTCCAGAGCATCGCCACGATGGGCCCGCGGCTGGGCGAGGTGGTCCGGGACGTGTACGAGCAGTTCGGCTCGACGGCGCGGGTGACGCTGTGGGACCTGACGGTGTGGCGGGCCGCGGCCCGCACCCGGGAGGTGACGGTGGTGCGCCGGGCTCCCGCACCGGGCCTCCC is part of the Streptomyces katrae genome and harbors:
- a CDS encoding acetoacetate decarboxylase family protein, whose translation is MARVRYGARTEAEIAASREKSSNLPDIWSTGVVAVWETDPDVVAAVLPPPLKPAERPLVRANISKVDLPGYPLGAGSVAVAARHGGVEGWYPLVMPMTHERALTGGREVFGEPKKLGEVTVEREGLVVRAALARHGIAFVEVRGAVDRELPVPEPAKKTDFYFKFLPAVDGSGFESDPVLVHCTRNEKVRKLEHLTGDVILRESMFDPVADLPVRRLVELTLGEKTTDQQGRVVERVSAQALLPYLHQRYDDPQQAFDGPPEGSA
- a CDS encoding SDR family NAD(P)-dependent oxidoreductase translates to MRLASGQVAVVTGAASGIGLAMARRFAAEGLKVVLADVEEGALRKAADALGAEGADVLARTVDVSDRDSVVALADAAYEAFGAVHVLCNNAGVGSGAEGRMWEHEPNDWQWAFSVNVWGVFHGIQAFVPRMIAGGAPGHVVNTSSGDGGIAPLPTASVYAVTKAAVVTMTESLYAHLKAEGACVGASVLFPGPHMLRTGLWESHRNRPERYAKQRPRKSPYRTLDQYESAMRAAGHEVRFTPVEEVAEHVVDGIRADRFWMLPASEHSDRQIRARSQSMLDRANPAYLESFILD
- a CDS encoding TetR/AcrR family transcriptional regulator; amino-acid sequence: MARSPLTREEVLEAAAALVRQHGPDALTMRKLAAELGTAVTSIYWHVGNREQLLDALVERTVQDMGAIRPCGRTPAERIVSVARSMRRELRERPHLIAMVHERGLTDRMFLPAQRALVAEVRAAGLRGARAADAVRAVQFQVVGFVLVERNRERSPVQSPGEGELWEPAAAPDDPDLARALGRPADPERLFVLSVRALTEALLTADDPPP
- a CDS encoding RING finger family 4 domain-containing protein; translation: MPAADSVLLRRIQTVYVDHEPEPGRAPGPSLRRLEAELLGRGYLLDPALHAALAGLGPEDLAAAHSRLTGLADGLLGSDRTHRPLLRRFPRVLPRDPGALYADRIFAHLLQRPYQPCVLCGEAGRVRAVSPCAHLVCRACWDETEYDGCPLCHRRIDAAEPFLRAVRAVGAAKPATPGPLRLLRLGADRRADATELVGRLLARRTPLSPQDRDDLLALLPLSPAGRGLLPAEIPVRETKALVVATLLAAAPEDAGEAVRALPAERLTTATDVLRVLAVLSGGEPGLDPLPRFGGLPRRLRRELLGVLDGLPAAFLVEDLLRHPTAWKRAAEVLHPFEDHHRHPRAALAFAVLRGTPVRAGTALGAALLETAAAHPDAVRADAGAGRIRPATWAGRLERALAAGDLAAATGIAAQRPGELVRRLDHLLRLAAEGRPGEAAGLALPSELAEALRHGLPKAGPGPLLSALGALRVRTEDRTGRRRVFFPGGEVTRALVVPERRPPLPAGLVEQTVTLLEAELLRRFATAGERPEPGSDAGTAADAGPGADAGPGADASPGADAGPGADASPGADASPGADASPGADARAAEDAGPKADAPMEAGGAPGAYDLAVLDSALADLTVPFTERAAAKALVAVPRGSRQPVPAGEVLRLFLHWTEPEGERTDLDLSVAFYDADWAYAGLCDYTSLQFGEGAAVHSGDLTSAPAPDGATEYVDLDVEQLAAQGVRYAVPLVFSFNNIPFDELPDAFAGHMGLPAGRPRDARYDPRSVRQRFDLAGRSRICLPMVVDLELRQSLWTDVHLPPADGFQSIATMGPRLGEVVRDVYEQFGSTARVTLWDLTVWRAAARTREVTVVRRAPAPGLPDELWTHRRRAGEPVAAFAHRIAELADPDVRAPAQDADAEAARLASGRRVFLAAVHGGPSPERASGTVYRLFPGRDGHGPDFLQVTAGDLVAELG